In one window of Brassica rapa cultivar Chiifu-401-42 chromosome A07, CAAS_Brap_v3.01, whole genome shotgun sequence DNA:
- the LOC103831263 gene encoding tetraketide alpha-pyrone reductase 2 has protein sequence MSEYLVTGGTGFIASYIIKSLLELGHTVRTTVRNPQDEEKVGFLWELKGAKERLKMFKADLTVDGSFNEAVNGVDGVFHTASPVLVPQDHNIQETLVDPIIKGTTNVMNSCAKSKTTLKRIVLTSSCSSIRYCFDATKASPLNESHWSDPDYCKRFNLWYAYAKTLGEKEAWRIAEEKGLNLVVVNSSFVVGPLLGPKPTSTLLYILAIVKGLAGEYPNLTVGFVHIDDVVAAHVLAMEEPKASGRIVCSSSVAHWSEIIVLLRNKYPNYPLESKCSDKEGDNNPHSMDTRKMHELGFASFKSLPEMFDDCIRSFQEKGLL, from the exons ATGTCAGAGTACCTGGTCACTGGAGGAACTGGTTTCATCGCTTCTTACATCATCAAATCACTCCTTGAACTCGGACACACAGTTCGAACCACTGTCCGAAACCCTC AGGATGAAGAGAAAGTAGGTTTCTTATGGGAACTGAAAGGAGCGAAAGAGAGGCTGAAGATGTTCAAAGCTGATCTAACGGTTGATGGAAGCTTTAACGAAGCAGTAAACGGCGTCGATGGAGTATTCCACACGGCTTCTCCTGTTCTTGTTCCACAGGATCACAACATTCAAGAAACGTTGGTTGATCCTATCATCAAGGGTACAACCAATGTTATGAACTCCTGTGCTAAGTCCAAAACCACTCTTAAAAGGATCGTTCTTACTTCTTCTTGCTCCTCGATACGGTACTGTTTCGACGCCACCAAAGCCTCTCCTCTCAACGAGTCGCATTGGAGTGACCCTGATTACTGCAAACGCTTCAAC CTTTGGTACGCATATGCAAAGACTCTAGGTGAGAAAGAGGCTTGGAGAATAGCTGAAGAGAAAGGGTTAAACTTAGTGGTTGTGAATTCTTCCTTTGTGGTTGGTCCATTGCTTGGACCTAAACCCACAAGTACTCTTCTTTACATCCTCGCCATTGTCAAAGGTCTTGCTGGAGAGTATCCGAATTTAACGGTCGGGTTTGTGCACATAGACGATGTAGTTGCTGCACATGTGTTAGCCATGGAAGAGCCTAAAGCATCAGGGAGAATCGTATGTTCGAGTTCGGTTGCTCATTGGTCTGAGATCATTGTGTTGCTAAGAAACAAGTATCCTAATTACCCACTTGAGAGCAA gtGCAGTGACAAAGAAGGGGACAATAATCCACATAGTATGGATACAAGGAAGATGCATGAATTGGGATTTGCATCATTCAAGTCATTGCCTGAGATGTTTGATGATTGTATCCGCAGTTTTCAGGAGAAGGGTCTGCTCTGA